A DNA window from Enterobacter asburiae contains the following coding sequences:
- a CDS encoding winged helix-turn-helix transcriptional regulator — MSRNTVKEEYCPVARSVDLLGDRWSLLIVRNAFDGMTRFGDFQRSLGVARNILSDRLRKLVEAEILTLQGASDGTAYQEYVLTDKGERLFPVIVALRQWGEQNLFAQGERHSLLVDRRTGRPVPFMAPAAHDGTALLPVDTEVQKIE; from the coding sequence ATGTCCCGAAATACGGTAAAAGAGGAATATTGTCCCGTTGCCCGCAGCGTTGACCTGCTCGGGGATCGCTGGTCGCTTCTTATTGTGCGTAATGCGTTTGACGGCATGACGCGCTTCGGGGATTTTCAGCGCAGCCTTGGGGTGGCGCGCAACATCCTTTCTGACCGGCTTCGCAAGCTGGTTGAGGCAGAAATCCTGACGTTACAGGGAGCATCGGACGGCACGGCTTATCAGGAATATGTTCTGACCGACAAAGGCGAACGTCTTTTCCCCGTGATCGTGGCGCTGCGTCAGTGGGGAGAGCAAAATCTGTTTGCGCAGGGCGAGCGTCACTCGCTGCTGGTCGACAGGCGGACGGGCAGGCCGGTTCCCTTTATGGCGCCAGCAGCGCATGACGGCACTGCGCTGCTGCCGGTGGATACGGAAGTGCAGAAGATCGAATGA
- the iolE gene encoding myo-inosose-2 dehydratase, whose translation MSVQLGINPLTWTNDDLPSLGAETSLETCLSEGKEAGFAGFELGNKFPREARLLGPILQRHDLQLVSGWYSGRLLERSVEEEIAAVQPHLTLLRELGAKVLVFAEVSGCIHGEQQTPVHLRPRFPQERWKEYGEKLTEFARYTQQQGVQIAYHHHMGTVIESAEDVDNLMTHTGEAVGLLLDTGHLTFAGADPLAVAQRWASRINHVHCKDVRADVLADVKNRKTSFLDAVLSGVFTVPGDGCVDYPPIMRLLKAQDYHGWLVVEAEQDPAIAHPLTYARLGYNNLSRLARDAGLI comes from the coding sequence ATGAGTGTGCAATTAGGCATTAACCCGCTGACGTGGACGAACGACGATCTGCCTTCTCTCGGCGCGGAAACCTCGCTGGAAACCTGTCTGAGCGAAGGTAAAGAGGCCGGTTTTGCCGGCTTCGAGCTGGGCAATAAATTCCCGCGCGAAGCGCGCCTGCTTGGCCCCATCCTGCAGCGTCACGACCTGCAGCTGGTCTCAGGCTGGTACTCCGGCCGCCTGCTGGAGCGCAGCGTGGAGGAGGAGATCGCCGCCGTGCAGCCGCACCTGACGCTGCTGCGCGAGCTGGGAGCGAAGGTGCTGGTGTTTGCGGAAGTGAGCGGCTGCATTCACGGCGAGCAGCAGACCCCGGTGCATCTGCGCCCGCGCTTCCCGCAGGAACGCTGGAAGGAGTACGGCGAGAAGCTCACCGAATTTGCCCGCTATACGCAGCAGCAGGGCGTGCAGATTGCCTACCATCACCATATGGGCACGGTGATTGAGTCTGCCGAGGACGTGGACAATCTGATGACTCACACCGGGGAGGCGGTCGGACTGCTGCTGGATACCGGCCATCTGACCTTTGCCGGGGCCGATCCGCTGGCGGTGGCGCAGCGCTGGGCGTCGCGCATCAATCACGTTCACTGCAAAGACGTGCGCGCCGACGTGCTGGCGGACGTGAAAAACCGCAAAACCAGCTTCCTCGATGCGGTGCTGAGCGGCGTGTTTACCGTGCCGGGCGACGGCTGCGTCGATTACCCGCCGATTATGCGGCTGCTGAAGGCGCAGGATTATCACGGCTGGCTGGTGGTCGAGGCCGAGCAGGATCCGGCGATTGCCCATCCGCTGACCTACGCCCGTCTGGGGTATAACAACCTGAGCCGCCTGGCGCGCGACGCCGGACTGATTTGA
- a CDS encoding MFS transporter, whose amino-acid sequence METPALPRRLALMAGCNQLINWGISFYMPGTFALAISADRGWSSPQIYLGLTLAMLVMAAVSPFVARLLARFGGQKVVMSGTLLIAASCAGMAYTQTLFGWYCAWLIGGVGMRLSLYDALFAALVNLYGQQARRTISRVTLAGGLASAVFWPLGDALLQVMSWQEALRVYALFGLLSAMLIRTLPRQRLTVTTKVTAPPLNNERRNAWLYAAFIALITFVSNGTSTHLPEFIAHFGLPVAIGMLWGVGQTGARSLEVLAGARLTPFKLTLFTALAMPLCFLLGMSSALFAWCAAGFVLGYGAINGLVTIVKATLPLELFSAESYARRTGMLLIPGQLMAAASPFAYAWLNKTLGIAGAMWVSTGLTLVIAGLAIAIVRRPGRQTVSHCIQSATLTNGYKTPPPANISDT is encoded by the coding sequence ATGGAAACACCCGCCCTGCCTCGCCGCCTCGCCCTCATGGCGGGATGTAATCAGCTCATCAACTGGGGGATCTCGTTTTATATGCCCGGCACCTTTGCGCTAGCGATTTCAGCCGACCGGGGATGGTCATCACCGCAGATTTACCTCGGCCTGACGCTGGCGATGCTGGTCATGGCGGCGGTTTCTCCGTTTGTCGCCCGCCTGCTAGCACGCTTTGGCGGTCAGAAAGTGGTGATGAGCGGCACGTTGCTGATCGCCGCAAGCTGCGCAGGGATGGCCTATACCCAGACGCTTTTTGGCTGGTACTGCGCCTGGCTGATCGGCGGCGTAGGGATGCGCCTGTCGCTGTACGACGCGCTGTTCGCCGCGCTGGTAAACCTCTACGGGCAGCAGGCGCGAAGAACAATCTCACGCGTCACGCTGGCGGGCGGGCTGGCCTCCGCCGTTTTCTGGCCGCTGGGCGATGCTCTGCTTCAGGTCATGAGCTGGCAGGAAGCGCTGCGCGTCTACGCGCTCTTCGGCCTGCTGAGCGCGATGCTGATTCGAACGCTTCCCCGGCAGCGGCTGACGGTGACGACAAAGGTCACCGCGCCGCCGCTGAACAACGAGCGGCGTAACGCCTGGCTTTATGCTGCCTTCATTGCCCTCATCACCTTTGTCTCTAACGGCACGTCCACCCATCTGCCGGAGTTTATTGCCCACTTCGGCCTGCCGGTCGCCATCGGCATGCTGTGGGGAGTCGGCCAGACGGGCGCCCGCTCGCTGGAAGTGCTGGCGGGTGCCCGCTTAACCCCCTTCAAACTGACGCTTTTTACCGCGCTCGCCATGCCGCTCTGCTTTCTTCTGGGGATGAGCAGCGCCCTGTTTGCGTGGTGTGCGGCCGGGTTCGTGCTGGGCTACGGCGCCATCAACGGGCTGGTCACCATTGTGAAAGCCACCCTGCCGCTGGAGCTGTTTAGCGCCGAAAGCTATGCCCGCCGCACGGGCATGCTGCTTATCCCCGGCCAGCTGATGGCGGCAGCCTCACCGTTTGCCTATGCGTGGCTGAATAAAACGCTGGGGATCGCGGGTGCAATGTGGGTATCAACGGGCCTGACGCTGGTGATTGCCGGGCTGGCGATAGCGATTGTGCGTCGTCCAGGCAGGCAAACTGTATCGCACTGTATCCAGAGCGCCACGCTAACAAACGGGTACAAAACGCCGCCTCCGGCAAATATCTCCGATACATAA
- the iolB gene encoding 5-deoxy-glucuronate isomerase produces the protein MSRLLSRWQQPNAEGRSQCVTPEGAGWGYVGFEAYELQEGQTLTLPAVSEERCLVLVAGRASISTPSAQFNDIGERMSPFERIKPWAVYVAPQESVQVKALTTLELAVCAAPGKGTYPTRLIAPQDIDGEARGKGHNQRYVHNILPEDRPADSLLVVEVWTSEGCTSSYPSHKHDTDNPPQETYLEETYYHRLNPEQGFCMQRVYTDDRTLDECMAVYNRDVVMVPKGYHPVATMAGYDSYYLNVMAGPVRKWMFTWEEDHAWINRDYPAVSGG, from the coding sequence ATGTCACGTCTGTTATCACGCTGGCAACAGCCGAACGCGGAGGGGCGCTCCCAGTGTGTTACACCGGAAGGCGCAGGGTGGGGCTACGTCGGCTTTGAGGCGTATGAGCTGCAGGAGGGGCAGACGCTGACGCTGCCCGCCGTCAGCGAAGAGCGCTGCCTGGTGCTGGTCGCCGGGCGGGCCTCCATCAGCACGCCTTCCGCGCAGTTTAACGATATCGGCGAGCGGATGAGCCCCTTCGAGCGCATTAAGCCGTGGGCGGTGTACGTCGCCCCGCAGGAATCGGTGCAGGTGAAGGCGCTGACGACGCTGGAGCTGGCGGTCTGCGCCGCGCCGGGCAAAGGCACGTATCCGACGCGGCTGATTGCCCCGCAGGATATCGACGGTGAAGCGCGCGGCAAAGGTCACAACCAGCGCTACGTGCATAACATTTTGCCGGAAGACAGGCCCGCCGACAGCCTGCTGGTGGTGGAGGTGTGGACCAGTGAGGGCTGCACCAGCTCGTACCCGAGCCACAAGCACGACACGGATAACCCGCCGCAGGAGACCTATCTGGAGGAGACCTACTACCATCGCCTCAACCCGGAGCAGGGGTTCTGCATGCAGCGCGTCTACACCGATGACAGAACGCTGGATGAGTGTATGGCGGTCTATAACCGTGACGTGGTGATGGTGCCGAAGGGCTACCACCCGGTCGCGACGATGGCCGGGTATGACAGCTACTACCTCAACGTGATGGCCGGCCCGGTGCGCAAATGGATGTTCACCTGGGAAGAGGACCACGCGTGGATTAATCGGGATTATCCCGCGGTCAGCGGTGGCTAG
- a CDS encoding MFS transporter — translation MSLTSALPSADMPRSMVWLFATASGLSVANVYYAQPLLDALANDFGISHAAVGGVVTATQIGCALALLLLVPLGDKVDRRRLMAVQLIALVVALVSVSMAQSSSALLIGMLATGMLGTAMTQGLIAYAASAASPHEQGRVVGAAQGGVFTGLLLARVFAGGISDIAGWRGVYLCAAALMLMIALPLWWRLPALPAVTATMSYPRLIGSMLTLLRQEKVLQIRGVLALLMFASFNIFWSALVLPLSAPPFNFSHTVIGAFGLAGAVGALAAGRAGRWADRGYAQRTSAAALSILLLAWWPLSLMDRSLGILLIGIILLDLGGQALHVTNQSMIFRTRPEAHSRLVGLYMLFYAVGSGLGALGTTMTYACAGWPGVCLLGASVSLLALVFWWLTRASHR, via the coding sequence ATGTCACTGACGTCAGCCCTTCCTTCAGCCGACATGCCGCGCAGCATGGTCTGGCTGTTCGCCACCGCCAGCGGCCTAAGCGTGGCAAACGTCTATTACGCCCAGCCTTTGCTTGACGCGCTGGCGAACGATTTCGGCATCAGCCATGCGGCCGTGGGGGGCGTGGTGACCGCGACACAAATTGGCTGCGCGCTGGCTCTTTTGCTCCTCGTTCCTCTGGGTGACAAAGTGGATCGTCGACGACTCATGGCAGTACAGCTGATTGCTCTGGTGGTGGCGCTGGTTTCCGTCAGCATGGCACAGTCCTCTTCAGCGCTGCTTATCGGTATGCTTGCGACAGGTATGTTGGGCACGGCCATGACGCAGGGGCTGATCGCCTACGCCGCCAGCGCCGCGTCGCCCCATGAACAGGGACGCGTTGTCGGCGCGGCACAGGGCGGCGTGTTCACAGGTTTGCTGCTCGCTCGCGTCTTTGCCGGTGGCATCAGCGATATCGCGGGCTGGCGCGGGGTCTATCTTTGTGCTGCCGCGCTGATGCTCATGATTGCGTTACCTCTGTGGTGGCGACTCCCCGCCCTGCCAGCCGTCACTGCCACGATGAGCTATCCGCGGTTGATTGGCTCAATGCTCACGCTGCTGCGGCAGGAAAAAGTGCTGCAGATACGCGGCGTGCTGGCGCTGCTGATGTTTGCATCGTTCAACATTTTCTGGAGCGCGCTGGTGCTGCCGCTGAGCGCACCGCCGTTTAACTTTTCGCATACAGTGATTGGCGCGTTTGGACTGGCTGGCGCGGTGGGCGCGCTGGCGGCTGGCCGGGCAGGACGCTGGGCCGATCGGGGATATGCCCAACGCACCAGCGCGGCGGCGCTGAGTATCTTACTGTTAGCCTGGTGGCCCTTGTCGCTGATGGACCGTTCACTCGGAATCTTGCTTATCGGCATCATACTGCTCGACTTGGGGGGTCAGGCGCTGCACGTCACTAATCAGAGCATGATTTTCCGCACCCGTCCCGAGGCGCACAGCCGGCTGGTCGGGCTTTATATGCTGTTTTATGCCGTCGGCAGCGGGCTCGGCGCGCTCGGCACAACGATGACGTATGCCTGTGCCGGCTGGCCGGGCGTCTGCCTGCTTGGCGCCTCGGTCAGCCTGCTGGCGCTGGTGTTCTGGTGGCTAACCCGCGCTAGCCACCGCTGA
- a CDS encoding Gfo/Idh/MocA family protein, producing MKEVRIGLIGTGYIGKAHAIAYAQAPTVFNLRGRLVREMVAEVTPELAAARAQAFGFNRSTGDWRALVADPAIDVVDICSPNHLHKEMALEAIRHGKHVYSEKPLALNAHDAREMVDAAKRAGVKTLVGFNYMKNPTAQLAKEIIARGEIGEVIHFYGTHNEDYMADPLSPIHWHCFKETAGLGALGDLAAHIVNMAQYLVGDIEQVCGDLKIVVPARPAKAGSSEMIAVENEDQAHAMVRFAGGAQGVIETSRVACGRKMGLSYVITGTKGAISFTQERMAELKLYLHDDPVNRQGFRTLLVGPAHPDYAAFCMGAGHGIGFNDQKTVEVRDLVDGIAADAPMWPDFEEGWKVSRVLDAIALSHREGRWLNVNDIV from the coding sequence ATGAAAGAGGTTCGTATTGGATTAATTGGCACCGGGTATATCGGCAAGGCGCACGCTATCGCCTATGCCCAGGCCCCGACGGTGTTCAACCTGCGCGGCAGGCTGGTGCGCGAGATGGTGGCGGAAGTCACGCCGGAGCTGGCGGCAGCGCGCGCGCAGGCGTTTGGCTTCAACCGCTCCACCGGCGACTGGCGGGCGCTGGTGGCCGACCCGGCCATTGACGTGGTGGATATTTGTTCACCCAACCATCTGCATAAAGAGATGGCGCTGGAGGCGATCCGCCACGGCAAGCACGTCTACTCGGAGAAGCCGCTGGCGCTTAACGCCCACGACGCGCGTGAAATGGTCGACGCCGCGAAGCGGGCCGGGGTGAAAACGCTGGTGGGGTTCAACTACATGAAAAACCCGACGGCGCAGCTGGCGAAGGAGATTATCGCGCGAGGCGAGATTGGCGAGGTGATCCACTTCTACGGCACCCACAACGAAGACTATATGGCCGACCCGCTTTCGCCCATTCACTGGCACTGCTTCAAAGAGACCGCCGGGCTGGGGGCGCTGGGCGACCTCGCGGCGCATATCGTCAACATGGCTCAGTACCTGGTGGGGGATATCGAGCAGGTCTGCGGCGACCTGAAGATCGTGGTCCCGGCGCGACCGGCGAAGGCCGGATCGTCTGAGATGATTGCCGTTGAAAACGAGGATCAGGCTCACGCGATGGTGCGTTTTGCGGGCGGGGCGCAGGGCGTGATTGAAACCTCCCGCGTTGCCTGCGGCCGCAAGATGGGGCTGTCGTACGTCATCACCGGAACGAAAGGCGCCATCAGCTTCACCCAGGAGCGCATGGCCGAGCTGAAGCTCTATCTGCATGACGATCCTGTGAACCGCCAGGGGTTCCGCACGCTGCTCGTCGGCCCGGCGCACCCGGACTACGCCGCGTTCTGCATGGGCGCGGGCCACGGGATTGGCTTTAACGATCAAAAAACGGTGGAGGTGCGTGACCTGGTGGACGGGATTGCCGCCGACGCGCCGATGTGGCCGGACTTCGAAGAGGGCTGGAAGGTGTCGCGCGTGCTGGACGCGATTGCGCTCTCGCACCGGGAAGGCCGCTGGCTGAACGTGAACGACATTGTCTGA
- a CDS encoding bifunctional 5-dehydro-2-deoxygluconokinase/5-dehydro-2-deoxyphosphogluconate aldolase, giving the protein MEKQFDVICMGRVAVDLYSQQIGARLEDVSSFAKYLGGSSGNVAYGTARQGLRSSMLARVGDEHMGRFLREELNQVGCDTSHLITDKQRLTALVLLGIKDRDTFPLIFYRDNCADMAITASDVDESYIASARCLAITGTHLSHPQTREAVLTALGYARRHGVRTVLDIDYRPVLWGLTSLGDGETRFIAAEKVTRELQEVLHLFDVIVGTEEEFHIAGGSTDTLQALGQVRAVSDAALVCKRGALGCSVYTDAIPSRLDDGLTVTGVRVEVLNVLGAGDAFMSGLLRGYLNDEGWEQACRYANACGALVVSRHGCAPAMPSKIELDDYLSRAANVPRPDLDPRLNHLHRVTTRRREWPELCVMAFDHRSQLEDMAMQCGASLKRIPALKQLILQASREAASRAGLEGKAGLLCDGTFGQDALNAITGEGWWIGRPIELPGSRPLEMEHGNIGTQLISWPQEHVVKCLVFFHPEDAHGLRLEQEQKIAEVYHACCRSGHELLLEVILPATMPRSDELYLRAISRFYNLGIYPDWWKLPPLSADGWTALSEIIERRDPHCRGVVILGLDAPAEQLRADFKAAAGQTVVKGFAVGRTLFGDASRAWLKHDIDDAQLVARIRDNYLQLIAWWRERGHA; this is encoded by the coding sequence GTGGAAAAGCAGTTTGATGTGATATGCATGGGCCGCGTGGCGGTAGACCTCTACAGTCAGCAGATTGGTGCGCGTCTGGAGGATGTATCGAGCTTCGCCAAATATCTCGGCGGGTCGTCGGGTAACGTGGCGTACGGCACCGCGCGTCAGGGTTTACGTTCGTCGATGCTGGCGCGCGTCGGCGATGAACATATGGGCCGCTTCCTGCGGGAAGAGCTCAACCAGGTGGGCTGCGATACCAGCCATCTGATTACCGATAAACAACGCCTTACGGCGCTGGTGCTCCTCGGCATTAAAGACCGGGACACCTTTCCACTGATTTTTTATCGCGATAACTGCGCGGATATGGCGATTACCGCCAGCGATGTGGACGAAAGCTACATTGCCTCCGCACGTTGTCTTGCCATCACCGGGACTCACCTTTCTCATCCGCAGACCCGCGAGGCGGTGCTGACGGCGCTGGGCTATGCCCGCCGTCACGGCGTGCGCACGGTGCTGGACATCGACTATCGTCCGGTGCTGTGGGGGCTAACCTCCTTAGGCGACGGCGAAACGCGTTTTATCGCCGCCGAGAAGGTCACCCGCGAGCTGCAGGAGGTGCTGCACCTCTTCGACGTCATTGTCGGCACCGAAGAGGAGTTTCACATTGCGGGCGGCAGCACGGATACCCTGCAGGCGCTAGGACAGGTGCGTGCCGTCAGTGACGCAGCGCTGGTCTGCAAACGCGGGGCGCTCGGCTGCTCGGTCTATACCGACGCTATTCCGTCCCGGCTGGACGACGGCCTGACGGTGACCGGCGTGCGCGTGGAGGTGCTGAACGTCCTCGGGGCGGGGGACGCGTTTATGTCCGGCCTGCTGCGCGGCTACCTGAACGACGAAGGCTGGGAGCAGGCGTGCCGCTACGCCAACGCCTGCGGCGCGCTGGTGGTTTCGCGCCACGGCTGCGCCCCGGCGATGCCGAGCAAAATCGAGCTGGATGACTATCTCTCGCGCGCTGCTAATGTGCCGCGCCCGGATCTCGACCCGCGTCTTAACCATCTCCACCGGGTGACCACCCGCCGCCGCGAATGGCCGGAGCTGTGCGTGATGGCCTTCGACCACCGCAGCCAGCTTGAGGATATGGCGATGCAGTGCGGCGCGTCGCTTAAGCGCATTCCGGCGCTGAAGCAGCTGATCCTGCAGGCCAGCCGCGAGGCGGCGAGCCGCGCCGGGCTGGAGGGCAAAGCCGGTCTGCTGTGCGACGGCACCTTTGGTCAGGACGCGCTGAACGCCATCACCGGGGAAGGGTGGTGGATTGGTCGCCCCATTGAGCTGCCGGGATCCAGGCCGCTGGAGATGGAGCACGGCAACATCGGCACCCAGCTTATCAGCTGGCCGCAGGAGCACGTGGTGAAGTGCCTGGTCTTCTTCCACCCGGAAGATGCCCACGGCCTGCGCCTGGAGCAGGAGCAGAAAATCGCCGAGGTGTACCACGCCTGCTGCCGGTCCGGGCACGAGCTGCTGCTTGAGGTGATCCTGCCTGCGACCATGCCGCGCAGCGACGAGCTCTACCTGCGCGCCATCTCCCGCTTCTACAACCTCGGCATTTACCCGGACTGGTGGAAGCTGCCGCCGCTCTCCGCCGACGGCTGGACGGCACTGAGCGAGATTATCGAACGCCGGGACCCGCACTGCCGCGGGGTGGTGATCCTCGGCCTGGACGCCCCGGCGGAACAGCTGCGCGCCGACTTCAAAGCCGCAGCGGGGCAGACGGTAGTGAAAGGCTTCGCCGTGGGGCGCACGCTGTTTGGCGATGCCTCCCGCGCGTGGCTGAAGCACGATATTGACGATGCGCAGCTGGTGGCGCGCATCCGGGACAACTACCTGCAGCTTATCGCCTGGTGGCGCGAGCGCGGACACGCATAA
- a CDS encoding ABC transporter permease: MTQMISKTQAPVKRAGRIDPIAFFERFGVLIFMILLLIFFQSQNSNFFSERNIFNILTEVSIYGIMAVGMTFVILTAGIDLSVGSILAVCAMTAAYVIKGDNFTTVDPNAWGGMSWLIGLGICLAMGTAIGFLHGLGVTRLRLPPFIVTLGGMTIWRGLTLVINDGAPIAGFDPGYRWWGRGELLGISIPIWIFAIVAVGGYLALHKTRWGRFVYAIGGNPEAARLAGVNVKRVLVSVYVLIGCLAGLAGFILSARLGSAEAVAGISFELRVIASVVIGGTSLMGGYGRIGGTIIGSIIMGILINGLVLMNVSAYYQQIITGLIIVLAVAFDTYAKSRRGAL, translated from the coding sequence ATGACGCAGATGATTTCTAAAACGCAGGCCCCGGTCAAACGCGCCGGACGCATCGATCCCATCGCCTTCTTCGAGCGCTTCGGGGTGCTGATTTTCATGATCCTGCTGCTGATCTTCTTCCAGTCGCAGAACAGCAACTTTTTCTCTGAACGCAATATTTTCAACATCCTGACCGAAGTGTCTATCTACGGGATCATGGCCGTGGGGATGACCTTCGTCATTCTGACCGCCGGGATCGACCTCTCCGTGGGCTCCATTCTGGCGGTGTGCGCCATGACCGCGGCGTACGTCATTAAGGGCGACAACTTCACCACCGTCGACCCGAACGCCTGGGGCGGCATGAGCTGGCTGATTGGGCTGGGGATTTGTCTGGCGATGGGCACGGCGATTGGCTTCCTGCACGGCCTGGGCGTCACCCGCCTGCGCCTGCCGCCGTTCATCGTCACCCTCGGCGGGATGACCATCTGGCGCGGCCTGACGCTGGTGATTAACGACGGTGCGCCGATTGCCGGTTTCGACCCTGGCTACCGCTGGTGGGGACGCGGGGAGCTGCTCGGCATCTCCATTCCTATCTGGATCTTCGCCATCGTCGCCGTCGGCGGCTATCTGGCGCTGCATAAAACCCGCTGGGGCCGCTTTGTCTACGCCATCGGCGGCAACCCGGAGGCGGCGCGACTGGCGGGGGTGAACGTCAAGCGAGTGCTGGTCAGCGTCTACGTGCTGATCGGCTGTCTCGCGGGGCTGGCGGGCTTCATCCTGAGCGCGCGTCTGGGGAGCGCCGAGGCGGTGGCCGGGATCTCCTTTGAGCTGCGCGTCATCGCCTCGGTGGTGATCGGCGGCACCTCGCTGATGGGCGGCTACGGGCGCATCGGCGGCACCATTATCGGCTCCATCATCATGGGCATTCTGATTAACGGCCTGGTGCTGATGAACGTCTCGGCCTACTACCAGCAGATTATCACCGGATTAATTATCGTTCTGGCGGTGGCATTCGATACCTATGCCAAAAGCCGTCGCGGCGCACTGTGA
- a CDS encoding DUF6130 family protein has product MIRRYALFPLLFLASVAHARTTPLDNLSAADVNGPAAVAPLAQPQPPAKLIVDPPLAGPLSKGAVFIQYRAENLRIEPVFGPVALKVTPRIGHIHVVVDDAPWHWADASGEPVILVGLPAGKHKVTIILADPTHKPLDHKTVEFTVPPHATVHHF; this is encoded by the coding sequence ATGATTCGTCGCTATGCACTTTTCCCCCTGCTATTCCTGGCCTCTGTAGCCCATGCCCGGACCACGCCGCTGGATAACCTGAGCGCCGCGGACGTTAACGGCCCCGCCGCCGTTGCGCCGCTGGCGCAGCCGCAGCCGCCCGCAAAGCTGATAGTCGATCCGCCGCTTGCCGGGCCGCTGAGCAAAGGCGCGGTGTTTATCCAGTATCGGGCCGAAAACCTGCGCATCGAGCCGGTATTCGGCCCGGTGGCGCTCAAGGTCACCCCGCGCATCGGTCACATTCACGTGGTGGTGGATGACGCGCCGTGGCACTGGGCTGACGCCAGCGGAGAGCCGGTGATCCTCGTGGGGCTACCCGCCGGTAAACACAAGGTGACGATTATTCTGGCCGACCCGACGCACAAGCCGCTCGACCACAAAACCGTTGAATTCACCGTCCCGCCCCACGCGACGGTCCACCACTTTTAA
- a CDS encoding alpha/beta fold hydrolase, whose amino-acid sequence MKALSVVTASLLAVSASAFAQSKTSVVLVHGAFADGSSWNKVITLLQKQHAEVIAVQLPLTSLKDDVAATRRAIARAEGEVVLVGHSWGGTVISEAGNDARVKSLVYVAAFAPDSGQSTADLAGSYPAPPGSAGIAKTADGYLYLPTGAVRKDFAPDVKPDTQNTTAATQGPIKAEAFGEKVTHAAWHDKPSWYVVSKNDRMINPDLERAMAKTIHAKTAEVAASHVSMVSQPQIVARTIEQAISSN is encoded by the coding sequence ATGAAAGCACTGTCTGTAGTGACGGCAAGCCTGCTGGCGGTTTCCGCCAGCGCCTTTGCGCAGAGTAAAACCAGCGTCGTGCTGGTGCACGGCGCGTTTGCCGACGGCAGCAGCTGGAATAAGGTGATTACCCTGTTGCAGAAGCAGCACGCCGAGGTCATTGCCGTCCAGCTCCCGCTCACGTCGCTTAAGGATGACGTTGCGGCCACGCGGCGGGCCATCGCCCGCGCCGAGGGTGAGGTGGTGCTGGTGGGCCACTCCTGGGGCGGCACCGTGATTAGCGAGGCGGGCAACGATGCGCGGGTAAAATCGCTGGTGTACGTGGCGGCGTTCGCGCCGGATTCCGGCCAGTCGACTGCGGATCTGGCAGGAAGCTATCCTGCCCCGCCGGGCAGCGCGGGCATTGCTAAAACGGCGGACGGCTATTTATACCTGCCGACAGGAGCTGTCAGAAAGGACTTCGCGCCTGACGTGAAGCCAGACACTCAAAACACGACTGCAGCCACGCAGGGGCCAATTAAGGCCGAGGCGTTTGGTGAAAAGGTCACCCACGCGGCGTGGCATGATAAACCGAGCTGGTATGTGGTCAGCAAGAATGACCGAATGATCAACCCCGATCTTGAACGGGCGATGGCGAAGACGATCCATGCGAAAACCGCCGAGGTGGCGGCAAGCCACGTGTCGATGGTGAGCCAGCCGCAGATCGTCGCCCGGACGATTGAGCAGGCGATAAGCAGTAATTAA